The genomic interval GAGATCGCTAGTGAAAATCCTCCTCCATGAGAGAACACTTCAAAAATATATGTAAAGAAAATGGAGTTGACCGGTAGATCATCAACGATTCTGCTCTATTGTCCAGCCAAATGATTCGTCTTCCTAGATTCTAATACTTAAGGTAATATTGTGGCTTTCTAAATTTCATATTCCTCTATCCTAAAAGGTCAATTTTCAAACACTTGAAGAACAAGGTAGAAGATCTTGTAGTCATCCTTCAATTCAAACAATACTAGCTTTGCAACCAAactcaatttaatatatataaaaaatatatatatattggatcTAGATCTGGAAGATGTAAATGGAGGGGGAAAATTTTTATTCTCAGGCAAAGGATGGGAAGTTAGGGAAACTAGAGACAAGTATAACTTCCCACAAGCAAAATCTTCTGAATCGATCAACCAATGGTTCTGGGTTCATAGCATCACAGGTagaaagaaatattaaaaattagagACTACGGACACGAACAGCCATGCCAAACTACAGAAATCGTTGCAGCAAAGAAACAGGATACTGAAAAACAGTACCACAAATAATGGAAACGAGAGAGACAAACATAGATAGTAAAACAAAATGGAGACAACCTAAATGGGAAAACAAATCATATCATCAACTTATCTGCCCATATCCCTCTTCATTTTCAAGCAGAATAAGGTTTAAGATTTCAGTTGATTGATTCTCACTTGGCCATCATGACTTTGACAAATTCCTCATAGTTGATTTGCCCATCTCCGTCAACATCTGCCTCACGGATCATTTCATCAACTTCCTCGTCTGTCAACTTCTCACCAAGGTTTGTCATTACATGCCGGAGCTCGGCGGCAGAAATGAACCCATTCTGATCTTTATCAAACACACGGAAAGCTTCCTTGAGCTCCTCCTCTGAATCAGTGTCCTTCATTTTTCTTGCCATCAGATTAAGAAACTCAGGAAAATCGATAGTTCCATTTCCATCAGCATCAACTTCATTGATCATGTCTTGTAGCTCAGCTTCAGTTGGATTCTGGCCCAGTGACCGCATTACAGTCCCCAGTTCCTTGGTGGTGATGCAGCCTATAAAGAATAGAAAAAAGGTAGtcattattaagaaaaataggACGGACTCAACATCTGATTTATCCAAGCAGAACCAATAACCATACACTAGAATGAAAATTGAGAGGCAAAACATGTTtcagaaaaatggaaaatttcaaAGATTATGGAGTAACTGAGAGTGATAAAGTTCAACTGCATGTTAGCTGAAAGATGTAATAAGCATAAACTTCCAGTAATGTAAAATGCCAGCAGGTCTAGGCAATCATTTCAAGACAAAGTAAGGTTCAAAAACACTCTGATAATACACGTCACCAGTAAATCAACTACTGCAAGAAAAGAATACGACAAACCTACCCACcagaaataaaacaaagaagaCGCAATTAATGTGATCAGTGTAAAGCTTGACATATATTAACAAACGAATACATGTTAGTCTTTGTTTAGTTAAGCATCACGTGAGGGTGAAATTTAAACTTTCGACCTTTTGGTTGAACATATATGCCTTAACCAATTGAGTTGTTTTCATGTTTGCCCAAATACATGTTAGTCTTGAAAAGTATAATGTTTAATGAATTCAATGGAGCAGGTTACAATAAAGAAATAGGGGGGGCAAGAAGTAGTAGGAGTGCTTGGTAGGATATCCCAAAGTAGTAGCAGACTTGGGTTAAATGTTGTCAGGAAGTCGAAGAATCCCAGCAAAGTCAATATTTTCTGTAGATTGGTCCACTTGGATGGTGGGTAGAGTACCCAAAAAAAACACCTTCGATGGTTGTCTCCTACAGTAAATGTTCTTTGTTTCTTGGCGGGAGAAGACCAATCTTGTTTGACCTCTCAATGTTCCTACACTTGCAAATGTTGGGCACACATCTTTGTGTTCATTGTGAACTGTTCCAGACATTTGTTTCAGTTCCCTTACAGACCAACGAACGTATCTAATCTAACCGATGCTTAATAATTCAGATTGGAATTGACAGATACACAAACAAAATACGTGGGCCAACATTAGAGAGAGATTACCACTTAATGGAACAtgcaaaatcaattaatatttgcTAAACAGTATGCAGGGAACATGATCCAATACATAAAATTTAAACCCAATAGGAGAGTTCAGATGTCTAGTTGCTGATTCTCCGTACAGTAAACACTTCTAGACAGAAAGCAACAAAGACACTTAAATATCAAGTCAAACCCACAAGATAATGAGGCAAGAGAGACTAGAAGGCCGCAACTGCTTGCTTTAACAACTCATGGAGCTATGAATTTGTTAGAAAAACTTTAACATAAACAAGTTCAAAGGAAGAAGTTATTACATGGGTTAGCTTGGTTTATATATTAGCATTTTCTAGAAATAACCCATTTATCACacctttaattattttgaaaacatgCAGCTCACTTTGTATAGAATGAAGGACGGATGATAAAATTACAGGGGAGAAGTTGTGTTAATGAGAGGATTCATTGCCAGATTTGTTGATCATACCATATACATGAGTGTGTATATATAGACACCCAAAgacatatatattaataaatgaattccaAACCTCCATCTAACCAATGGACATGTCTACCATGTTAATTCTGAACTCGAAGGGCAGACGTGCATACTTATTAAGCAtattcaatcaaataataacatatatggAGAGTAAACAAGAAGCCCACAAACGACGCCAGGATGAATGAATGCATCGTTCCTTGTAACGTAAACCGCCTCGAAAGTCAAAAGGTACAGAAAAGCAACGATCCAGATGTTATTTCCACTGCCTGACGAGGCGCAGTGGTAATATGTTGACTAAAATGCCATAATATATGTCTGTATGTATGAATCATTCTCCAGATTCCAAACTATAATACACAACCTATGAAGAATCATTTTCAAACGACAATTTTCAAATCGAAATCGACTGTCATCCATCCATTCATGATTTCCAAGCTTCCTAATCACGGAATATTCATCGTAATCGACAATCCAATATAACAGAAACGGATCGAGAAAACCCAGGAACACGAAACAAAATTGcatcgaaaaagaaaaacaatttatAATCATCGCGAAAATCAATCAACagcaaaaagattaaaaaaaaaatactacgATGGGCAGGCAATATAGCAACCAagacatacatacatacatatatatatatatataacaattccATGAGGACGAAAATAGATCTAAAATGGGGGGATGGAAAATCATAAAGGGAGAAAGAGGGAGGCGAAAGGAGAAAGGATCTGAAAGAAGCAGACCATCGCCATCCTTGTCGAACAAACTGAAGGCCTCCTTGAACTCGGAGATCTGATCGTCGGTGAGCTGGTCAGCCATGGAAATTGATGTGGAGAGGAAATGAGAAGGGAAGGGGAAGAAGGAGGAAAATAGGAAAGGAGAGATCCAGACGAGGCGGAAGTCAGAATGGTAAAAGCAGCGAAGGGGATATAAATAGGAGAATCATAAACGAGGAGGAGGTGGTCCAAATCTCGGGCTTCGCCTTCTCTTCTCTcctctaattttatttatttctttttcttttttttttccttttccctctcctttatttattccattttcctttgattattcttttgtttttatgtctccaaattaattgtttttttttttcttttttggataaATTTTCCATACCTTTTTAATGTCTATCCTCACAATCAACCTATATTTTTAGCCTTTCTACTTTGAATTCAAATGTTGCTTTAATGACTTGTATAGTTAAGTTATGTCACATTACACAAATATGCCTTCCTTAAAAGAgtatataaataaatagtaCATTTTGTGTTGACTGCCTATGCCAAGCTGCATtaggattttttattttcaaaaaaaaaaatgttttttataaTTCAACATTATgtgaaatttaatattttaggGTGCGTtggataactattttgttttttttttttttaaactaaaccTATTTCTTTCCCATTtcttattttcatcttttttaagtacaatagttgaattcttagctaaattttttataaaaaaaaagtttttaaaagctattttagatctcgtttagtaaccattttgttttttatttttgtttttaaattaagtttatggaCATTacttcacctctaaatttcttaatttgttatctacttttcaccaatagtttaaaaaatcaagccaaggtttgagaactaaaaaattagctttcaaaaagttatttttgttttttgaatttggctaagaattcaaccattatactgaAGAAACATGTAAATAATTATAAGaaatgttgatgaaaaagacttaattttcaaaaacaaaaacaaaaaatcaaatggttgcCAAACGGAgcctagttttcaaaatttagctttgttttttaaatcatttgtaaaaagtagataacaaatgaagaaatgtAAAAGTGGAAATAGTGtctaaaaacttgatttttaagaacaaaaaactaaaaactaagactctgtttgataatcatttgattttttgtttttgtttttgaaatttatacctatttcatccacatttcttacaatgatctGCATATTTctttgttgaattcttagtcaaatttcaaaaataaaaataaccttttgaacgctactttttttagttctcaaattttggtttagttttCTAAACCCTTGGTGAAAGgtaaataacaaagaaataaatttggaggtgaaaatagtgcacataggcttaattttcaaaagcaaaaacaaacaaaaaaaaaattacgaaATGTGGcctaaatgattaccaaacgtgTAGACGAAGTTATggtttttatttagtttaaatGATTATAGGTTGatagaaataaatgttatttttcctATAAGTCATTATAAGCAAATaatagtttaaattttaaaaataaacttagTTTCCGAGCTTTGTTTTTACATTGCAATGAATATTCAATCGACTAGCCAATGAATTTACATTCATGATCTATTTTTATGTTGGAAATTAATAATGCATATTGCATTTGAAAATCAAGGTAAACTTATTGTAATTTAAGCTTTGGGTCGATTCTATGCCAGCAACACTGATAATATAAAGGATGCAAACGTCTGAATGATTGAGCATAAAACATCTGTAGATGACTTTTTAAGTACACCTAACAAACAGTAGAAACTACCATTGTGAATATTGTACACTTGCCGTCTTTGTTGTCTTAGTTGTAAATTAAGGATCATGTAAAGACCCACAACTCGGCCTAAGTTAGACTTCCACTTTATAGTTCCAACCAAACCTAGTCCAATTCCCTTATCATCATTTAAAGATAAAGTGTAAGCTCTTAGGAAtgagttttatttattaaacttaaaaaaaatgtccaacaatttaaaaaactttttatttttgtgtatAATATTTTAACCTTAAAAGATATCCGATGCATCATTAAACTGTCAAAGTTTTATGTCAATAGAGTATATGGCAAAGAAGGAAAAGTGGTGGATCCTTAAGCTTAACTTGGATAAGACATTTGATCGTGTGGATTGGGATttccttgaggatgttctttcaTTGAAAAGTTTCAATCCCAAATGGATTTATTGGATAAATGGTTGTGTTCGTGACcccaaattttcaatatttattaatGGAAGGCTAGTGGGTCATATTTTTACCACTAGGGGTATTAAACAAGGGGGCCCAATTTCCCTACTTTTTTCCTCTTAGTTAGTGAAATCTTTGTTGGAAATGACATTTGGGCTTAGGCCCATAGCAAAAGTTAAAAGGAAATGGGAGAATGTTATCCCATAATGGAGAATTATGCAATGTTTAAAAGGTATAAATACCATGTTAttggtgtgataacttgtagaaatataagttattgttctcttaagtcaatgtaattataggggcaaaatggtaaattgaatataaatatgattttatatcTAGGtggaggaaaatattataattaatatatgatattaatttatatgttatgaatatgatgagatcacattcattggaaaATGAGACGGCGTCTCTTCTATtctaataacggatgagtgtattgaaagagtactttgagatgcataaatagctgacacgatgtgttaagcatgagatgcgcggacattgtgttaaagagtgTATCATcacttagaaaatcagtgcttgcacgatcgcttacatatacgatactgctaagcgatcgtttaccaatTATACCTTcgcgcgctatttactaaatgatcgtttatcttttcctaagcgatcgtttagctcccgatatttactaaacgatcgtatagatgattgcttagtttttcctacacgatcgtttagacgattgcttacccttttctacacaatcgtttagacgatcgcttactttttcctacatgatcatatacttcacctaaacgatcaagcatcttgtctatacgatagacaacctcatctcccacttgcttgatcgttgtgtacggtctctcttcctccttccctctaccaaatccgaacaaagctcacactttggattctcactctaagaatattgagggctctgagtggtggtgtcatctttgTTTCCTTCCgttcgagtggtgattgttcgaggtagacggttgggttttagactcgtTGGGAAGAAGAATTCACttgtgaatgcatattagtatgtctgaatatatatgtggtaattatatcacaatgaattggaaaaatccacttccgctcgtaggtactcttgaattagagttccttcaattccatATATGTAGTAAACTCatacaaaaatatcttttttagtaaaaagtTGCTTCACTAACGCATATCAACGCAAGAATTCGAAATTTAATAAACGATGCAGGAAGGCCAAAAAAGACAAGAGACTAAACTTTGCGGCTTGGCTTATTCCTTTTCATCTTACATTTTCATTCACCATCTTATTTCATTGAACTGAGATTGTTATACAAACATTTGTTATCTTTAAGTCAATATTATCTTTGATCACTCATCACTTCTCCATCTGTTTACTCTCAATTTTGTTTGTGTTTATGAATTTTCTGACTTAAGGAGGGCATGAAATCTATTGCTTAAGTCTTCCTGATCAGTTGATTAAAGTGATTAAGTAGTTAAGTCCCTCGAAAGAGCAATTTAACTATTGAATGCATTAGGTCAGGGCGTGAAGTAATTTTAGAGATAGAATTGCTTATGTCTTTTGTCTGTTTTTTATAACCAAcgcatgcactatagagatagaATTATGTGTGGCATTCACATCGAGAGATGTTGAACTTAGCATGAACTAAAGAATAGAATTtcccaacgcatagcacatacATTTAGATTGTAAACAAATATCTGCATCATCATTATTCCATCTACATTGTGCTCATATAGGCTCGTTATTCCTACTAGGAGGTCAACGTATATCACTTACACTTAAAACCATTCGTCCATAAATCTCTATCTCCCTCTGAACTTCTATTTTTTCTTGCATGTGTGCCATTAGTTTAGTGTAAATAATCAACGCCACTTAGTTTATTAGGAAACTTTTGCATTGATACAAAAACAATTCTTGCGTTAGTACATTCTAGAATCCTCATGTtcaaccttggacttaccaagaaatttaggttagatttatacttaggtctaTCTTAAGAGAAGTTGTATACATCAACAAGGTGTGCACGCATCTGTCACCAACGCAACGTTGATTTATACTTCACGTAACCGCGCTTGCACaagaaaataactttttattatttaattatttttcttcttcataaaCTCAAAGCAATAGAGCGCCAAAATTTCTTTCAAGCAGTGGTTATTCCACGGTGCAACAACTTTTTTATGTCTACATCTAACAATCTAAAAACAATTTGCGATATTTGTTATCTGAGATGTCGATCAAGAACAGTAAGGTCTTCTCCAATCTGTCCAAACTCGAACCACTCGATGAAGTAAATTACCGCCACTTGTCATAAAAGTTGCTAATCTTCTTTGAGCAGTTAGAGGTTTACATCCTTACCATAGAAGGCCCTGCTGCTATCAAAAAGTTGCCTATTGTCATTGACCTATAATCCTTCAGTGAAGCTTCTGTTGTTTCTGACTAACCGAAACAGTTATCTGAGGTGGATCCCTACAAATACGGGAAAGACAAAAAGACTGTCTGTTGCCATCTGCTCAATCGTATGACATATTTGATGTTTGATCCATTCATGGTCCAAAAGTCAACAAAGGTGATT from Benincasa hispida cultivar B227 chromosome 10, ASM972705v1, whole genome shotgun sequence carries:
- the LOC120088528 gene encoding calmodulin-7, coding for MADQLTDDQISEFKEAFSLFDKDGDGCITTKELGTVMRSLGQNPTEAELQDMINEVDADGNGTIDFPEFLNLMARKMKDTDSEEELKEAFRVFDKDQNGFISAAELRHVMTNLGEKLTDEEVDEMIREADVDGDGQINYEEFVKVMMAK